A genomic segment from Neobacillus sp. YX16 encodes:
- the efp gene encoding elongation factor P, whose amino-acid sequence MSISVNDFKTGLTIEVDGGLWRVLDFQHVKPGKGAAFVRSKLRNLRNGAIQEKTFRAGEKVEKAQIDNRKMQYLYASGDQHIFMDMESYEQVELPANNIEYELKFLKENMEVHIMMFNYETLGVELPNTVVLEVTETEPGIKGDTSSGGTKSATLETGLTVQVPFFVNQGDKLIINTTEASYVSRAQ is encoded by the coding sequence ATGAGTATTTCTGTTAATGATTTTAAAACAGGATTGACAATTGAAGTGGATGGCGGTCTTTGGCGCGTTCTTGATTTCCAACATGTAAAACCAGGTAAAGGAGCGGCGTTTGTTCGCTCTAAGCTTCGTAACCTTCGTAATGGTGCGATTCAAGAAAAAACGTTCCGTGCTGGTGAGAAAGTTGAAAAAGCACAAATTGATAATCGTAAAATGCAGTATCTATATGCAAGCGGCGATCAGCATATTTTTATGGATATGGAATCATACGAGCAGGTTGAGCTGCCAGCAAACAATATCGAATATGAATTAAAGTTTTTAAAAGAGAACATGGAAGTCCACATCATGATGTTTAACTATGAAACACTTGGTGTAGAACTGCCAAATACTGTTGTGCTTGAAGTTACTGAAACAGAGCCAGGCATAAAAGGTGATACTTCTTCAGGTGGAACCAAGTCTGCAACCCTTGAAACAGGACTTACAGTTCAAGTTCCTTTCTTTGTTAATCAAGGTGATAAATTAATTATCAATACAACTGAAGCATCTTATGTTTCTCGTGCACAATAA
- a CDS encoding aminopeptidase P family protein produces the protein MGKIDKLRSSFSTYGIDGFLIASQFNRRYMTNFTGSAGVVLISADKAQFITDFRYVEQASNQCEGYEIVKMTGTLVDEVAKQAKILGIKKLGFEEDHLSFATYKAYEKEVEAELVPVSGVIEKLRLIKTEPEIKILKVAADIADAAFKHILDVIRPGKTELEVSNELEFFMRKAGATSSSFDIIVASGYRSALPHGVASDKVIEKGDFVTLDFGAYYNGYVSDITRTVSVGEPEAKLKEIYDVVLEAQVRGMAGIKPGMTGKEADALTRDYITEKGYGEYFGHSTGHGIGLEVHEGPTLSMRSDMVLEPGMIVTVEPGIYIPGLGGVRIEDDTLITKDHNEAFTHSTKELIIL, from the coding sequence ATGGGAAAAATAGATAAATTAAGATCAAGTTTTTCTACATATGGAATTGATGGTTTTTTAATTGCAAGTCAATTCAACCGTCGCTATATGACAAACTTTACTGGTTCGGCTGGGGTAGTTCTTATTAGTGCTGACAAAGCACAATTTATTACGGACTTCCGTTATGTTGAACAAGCTTCAAACCAATGCGAAGGTTATGAGATTGTTAAAATGACCGGAACACTTGTTGATGAGGTTGCAAAGCAAGCAAAAATACTTGGGATAAAAAAACTTGGGTTTGAAGAGGATCATTTATCATTTGCTACCTATAAAGCTTATGAAAAAGAAGTTGAAGCAGAACTTGTTCCTGTTTCAGGTGTAATTGAAAAGTTACGCTTGATTAAGACAGAACCAGAGATTAAGATATTAAAGGTAGCAGCGGATATTGCCGACGCTGCATTTAAGCATATATTGGATGTTATTCGACCAGGAAAAACGGAGCTTGAAGTATCCAATGAATTAGAGTTCTTTATGAGAAAAGCAGGAGCAACATCTTCTTCTTTCGATATTATTGTTGCGTCAGGTTATCGTTCAGCTCTTCCACATGGAGTTGCAAGTGACAAAGTCATTGAAAAAGGAGATTTTGTAACTTTGGACTTTGGTGCCTATTATAACGGTTATGTATCTGATATTACAAGAACGGTATCAGTGGGAGAACCTGAGGCAAAGCTGAAGGAGATATACGACGTTGTTCTAGAAGCGCAGGTTAGAGGAATGGCTGGTATAAAGCCTGGAATGACAGGTAAAGAGGCAGATGCACTTACCAGAGATTACATAACAGAAAAGGGTTATGGAGAATACTTTGGTCATTCAACCGGTCACGGGATTGGTCTTGAAGTCCATGAAGGTCCAACGCTTTCTATGCGTTCAGATATGGTTCTAGAACCAGGCATGATTGTTACTGTTGAACCAGGTATCTACATACCAGGTCTTGGCGGGGTCCGGATTGAGGATGATACTCTCATTACGAAAGACCATAACGAAGCTTTTACTCATTCTACAAAAGAACTTATCATTTTGTAA
- a CDS encoding YqhR family membrane protein, producing the protein MAKRPEKSNYPKPMSFVTVVFWTGLFGGLFWGTIGFFAYYFNFTEIRPNIILGPWALGDWKNEWLGTVISIILLGILSVGAAFVYSIALKKFNGIWLGLGYGIALFIIVYLVLNPIFSEMKPFLDLSRDTVITSICLYLVYGLFIGYSINYEYEINQMEENETAS; encoded by the coding sequence ATGGCTAAAAGGCCTGAAAAGTCAAATTATCCAAAACCAATGTCTTTTGTTACTGTCGTATTTTGGACGGGCTTGTTTGGAGGTCTATTTTGGGGGACGATTGGTTTTTTTGCATACTACTTCAATTTCACTGAAATTCGTCCTAATATCATACTAGGTCCATGGGCATTAGGGGATTGGAAAAATGAATGGCTGGGGACTGTCATATCTATTATTTTACTTGGGATTTTATCGGTTGGTGCTGCTTTTGTTTATTCTATTGCACTAAAAAAATTTAATGGTATTTGGTTGGGCTTAGGATATGGTATTGCACTTTTCATAATCGTGTACTTAGTGTTGAATCCCATTTTTTCAGAAATGAAGCCGTTTTTAGACTTGAGTCGTGATACGGTCATTACTTCGATTTGTTTATATTTGGTTTATGGCTTATTTATTGGTTATTCCATTAACTATGAGTATGAAATTAATCAAATGGAGGAAAATGAGACAGCCTCTTAA
- a CDS encoding SA1362 family protein yields MAFLKNRISVPLVGSVIVLGIIGIIAAFTSDPIGFLKNIVVFALVGLAIYFVFKLIRRSNPRNKEQQAFIKAAKKSKRRLQTKGGEQSTKGTSFGSLTSLKRSKMTKKKSPVHLTVIDGKKGKKKNRASL; encoded by the coding sequence GTGGCTTTCTTGAAAAATCGGATTTCCGTTCCTTTGGTTGGTAGTGTTATTGTTTTAGGAATAATTGGCATTATTGCAGCATTTACAAGTGACCCTATTGGTTTTCTTAAGAATATCGTAGTGTTCGCATTGGTTGGTTTAGCCATTTATTTTGTTTTCAAACTAATTCGCAGGTCAAATCCTAGGAATAAAGAGCAGCAGGCCTTTATCAAAGCAGCTAAGAAGTCAAAAAGGCGTTTACAGACTAAAGGCGGCGAACAGTCTACAAAAGGTACATCTTTTGGTTCACTAACTTCTTTAAAGAGAAGCAAAATGACTAAAAAGAAATCCCCTGTTCACTTAACAGTTATCGATGGTAAAAAAGGCAAAAAGAAAAATCGAGCGTCTTTATAA
- a CDS encoding patatin-like phospholipase family protein, translating into MKIDGVFSGGGIKGFALIGAIQEIEKRGFQFERVAGTSAGSIVAAFIAAGYRSSEMEQLLDELDLTKFLDARKMIIPFPLAKWLFVYWKLGLYKGNELEKWIEEKLAAKGIRTFSDLHPQNLRIIASDLSNGRLVVLPDDLVKYGIAPGSFSIAKAVRMSCSIPYFFEPVKLKSMDGVNVIVDGGVLSNFPMWLFDRENLQKVRPVIGIKLSANEYEHEKHQIKNAIQLFGALFETMKDAHDSRYISRKHEKNIIFIPSEGALAMEFHLTEEKKQELFQLGRNSAQKFFKSWCY; encoded by the coding sequence ATGAAAATAGACGGTGTTTTTTCTGGAGGAGGAATAAAAGGGTTTGCCCTTATTGGGGCCATTCAAGAAATTGAAAAAAGAGGTTTTCAATTCGAAAGAGTTGCAGGAACCAGTGCAGGGTCAATTGTCGCTGCATTTATTGCAGCTGGTTATCGCAGTAGTGAAATGGAGCAACTTCTTGATGAGTTGGATTTAACCAAGTTTCTTGATGCTCGTAAAATGATTATTCCTTTTCCACTTGCTAAATGGTTGTTTGTTTATTGGAAGTTGGGGTTATATAAAGGGAACGAGTTAGAAAAATGGATTGAAGAAAAATTAGCAGCAAAGGGTATTAGAACCTTTTCAGACTTGCACCCTCAAAACTTAAGGATTATAGCATCTGACCTTTCAAATGGCAGGTTGGTTGTTTTACCTGATGATTTAGTTAAATATGGTATTGCTCCTGGATCCTTCTCCATTGCAAAAGCTGTAAGAATGAGCTGCAGTATTCCATATTTTTTTGAACCAGTGAAATTGAAATCGATGGATGGTGTAAATGTAATAGTGGATGGCGGGGTATTAAGCAATTTCCCGATGTGGCTCTTCGACCGGGAAAATCTTCAAAAAGTAAGGCCAGTAATTGGGATTAAATTAAGCGCAAATGAATATGAGCATGAAAAACATCAGATCAAGAATGCTATTCAATTATTTGGAGCTTTGTTTGAAACAATGAAGGATGCGCATGATTCACGTTATATTTCTAGAAAGCATGAAAAGAATATCATATTTATCCCTTCGGAGGGTGCGTTGGCAATGGAGTTCCATTTGACGGAGGAAAAGAAACAGGAGCTGTTTCAGCTAGGTAGAAATTCAGCACAAAAGTTTTTTAAGTCTTGGTGTTATTAA
- the splB gene encoding spore photoproduct lyase, producing the protein MEPFMPQLVYFEPRALEYPLGRELKEKFEKLNLEIRETTSHNQIRDLPGDNENQKYRNAKSTLVVGIRKTLKFDTSKPSAEYAIPLATGCMGHCHYCYLQTTLGSKPYIRTYVNLEDIFEQAQKYMDERKPEITRFEAACTSDIVGLDHLTHSLKKTIEFIGQSEFGLLRFVTKFHHVDHLLDANHNGKTRFRFSVNSRYVIKNFEPGTSSFEDRLSAARKVAKANYPLGFIIAPIYLHEDWKEGYRELFERLSDELSGIEIPNLTFELIQHRFTKPAKNVIAKRYPKTKLEMDEEKRKYKWGRYGIGKYVYPTEEANELETTIRQYINEYFPNAVVEYFT; encoded by the coding sequence TTGGAACCTTTTATGCCTCAATTAGTATACTTTGAACCTAGAGCATTGGAATACCCTCTTGGAAGAGAACTAAAAGAGAAATTTGAAAAACTGAATCTTGAAATTCGTGAGACTACCTCTCATAATCAGATTCGTGATTTGCCGGGTGATAATGAAAATCAAAAATACCGTAATGCAAAATCAACCCTTGTAGTAGGAATCAGAAAGACATTGAAATTTGATACTTCTAAGCCTTCGGCAGAATATGCTATTCCTTTAGCCACTGGCTGCATGGGGCATTGCCATTATTGCTATTTACAAACAACACTTGGAAGCAAACCATATATTAGAACCTATGTAAATCTAGAGGATATCTTTGAACAAGCTCAAAAATACATGGATGAGCGTAAGCCTGAGATAACCCGGTTTGAAGCCGCTTGTACCTCAGACATTGTGGGACTAGATCATTTAACACATTCACTTAAGAAGACGATTGAATTCATTGGACAATCAGAATTTGGGCTTCTCCGATTTGTAACGAAATTCCATCATGTAGACCATCTTCTAGATGCCAATCATAATGGAAAGACAAGGTTTCGTTTTAGTGTGAATTCGCGATATGTGATAAAGAATTTTGAACCAGGTACATCATCTTTTGAAGATCGGTTGTCAGCAGCAAGGAAGGTTGCGAAGGCGAATTACCCATTAGGGTTTATTATCGCCCCCATTTATTTGCATGAAGATTGGAAGGAAGGCTATCGTGAATTGTTTGAGAGGTTAAGTGACGAGCTTTCAGGCATAGAAATACCCAATTTAACGTTCGAACTCATTCAGCATCGCTTTACAAAGCCGGCAAAGAATGTAATTGCAAAAAGGTACCCGAAAACAAAACTTGAAATGGATGAGGAAAAGCGAAAATATAAATGGGGACGTTATGGAATTGGAAAATACGTTTACCCAACAGAAGAAGCAAATGAATTAGAAACCACCATTCGCCAATATATAAATGAATATTTTCCAAATGCAGTTGTTGAATATTTTACTTAA
- a CDS encoding sulfite exporter TauE/SafE family protein — protein MSKIRERIKVYEMTCTSCEKRVERTVKKLDGVLGVKASFSGQFAEIEYDDHFCDVKKIKNAIESVGYSTESPKDFKFIGIMIAVAAVVLLGINSGNYDMESQLNNASYAVLFVVGVITSIHCVGMCGGIMLSQSIGKESKNKFEAIKPALLYNAGRVVAYTVLGGVIGAIGSVFALSLTAKAGLQLFAGVFMIMMGFNMAGFKAFRKFQIKLPNVACRAMSKPRAPFFVGLLNGLMPCGPLQTMQIFALGTGSAVAGALSMFMFSTGTVPLMLTFGALSGLLTKGYTKKILKFSGVLIIMLGLIMSNRGLALAGMNISPMAIMSSVGAFGDANASSSSSDEIKATIKDGVQILNMTANVYGYTPKTLYVQKGMPLKWVIKGEEITGCNNTIVVPGMEIQQKLQSGNNLIEFTPGSEDLNFSCWMGMKRGVIKVVDDLEAITASDSDGDGIDSAVTAPPAEPAQSSIYGDDFSKVATERLVKKAEVAANEQTITIKGTGYEFEPLIIVVNKGVNTKMALDLSAFDNAEGYFMILNSSTMQIVTDFTGTKGINNIEFTISNSGSYGIYLNETELLGMIEVVNDINIVDLEEIRAKYLK, from the coding sequence ATGAGTAAAATAAGAGAACGTATAAAGGTATATGAAATGACCTGTACTTCTTGTGAGAAACGGGTTGAGAGGACTGTGAAAAAATTAGATGGTGTCCTCGGTGTAAAAGCTAGTTTTAGCGGTCAATTTGCGGAAATTGAATATGATGATCATTTTTGCGATGTAAAAAAAATTAAAAATGCTATTGAAAGTGTAGGTTATAGTACTGAAAGCCCTAAAGACTTTAAGTTTATTGGCATTATGATTGCAGTAGCAGCCGTTGTATTACTTGGAATCAACTCAGGGAATTACGATATGGAATCACAACTAAATAATGCTTCTTATGCTGTATTATTTGTAGTTGGAGTGATTACTTCTATCCATTGTGTAGGTATGTGCGGGGGAATCATGCTTTCTCAAAGTATTGGAAAAGAAAGCAAGAACAAATTTGAAGCCATAAAGCCAGCACTTTTATATAACGCCGGTAGAGTGGTTGCATACACGGTATTAGGTGGGGTCATTGGTGCTATTGGTTCAGTTTTCGCCTTGTCCCTAACTGCTAAAGCAGGTTTGCAGTTATTTGCTGGTGTTTTCATGATTATGATGGGCTTTAATATGGCTGGTTTTAAGGCCTTTAGAAAATTCCAAATTAAATTGCCAAATGTGGCTTGTAGGGCAATGAGTAAACCAAGAGCACCATTTTTTGTCGGACTTCTCAATGGATTAATGCCATGTGGTCCTCTACAAACCATGCAAATATTTGCACTAGGGACAGGCAGTGCTGTAGCAGGCGCCTTATCGATGTTTATGTTCTCTACTGGAACAGTCCCGCTCATGCTGACATTTGGAGCATTATCGGGGTTGTTGACCAAAGGGTACACAAAAAAAATACTAAAGTTTAGCGGTGTGTTAATCATTATGCTCGGCCTTATTATGAGTAACAGGGGGCTTGCCTTGGCAGGCATGAATATCAGTCCAATGGCTATTATGTCTAGTGTGGGAGCCTTCGGTGATGCAAACGCCTCATCATCCTCATCCGATGAGATTAAAGCAACAATTAAAGATGGGGTTCAGATCTTGAATATGACTGCTAATGTTTATGGCTATACTCCAAAAACTCTTTATGTCCAAAAGGGAATGCCTCTTAAATGGGTTATTAAGGGTGAAGAAATTACTGGCTGTAATAATACGATTGTCGTGCCAGGTATGGAAATTCAACAGAAGCTGCAAAGTGGAAATAATCTAATTGAATTCACACCAGGGAGTGAAGATCTTAATTTTAGCTGCTGGATGGGAATGAAGCGTGGAGTAATTAAAGTTGTAGATGATTTAGAAGCTATCACGGCTTCAGACAGTGACGGAGACGGGATTGATTCTGCTGTTACTGCACCGCCAGCGGAACCTGCTCAGTCTAGTATCTACGGTGACGATTTTAGTAAGGTAGCGACAGAACGTTTAGTTAAAAAAGCAGAAGTGGCTGCTAACGAGCAGACAATTACAATAAAAGGAACTGGATATGAGTTTGAGCCGCTTATTATAGTGGTTAATAAAGGTGTCAATACAAAAATGGCTTTAGACCTATCAGCCTTTGATAATGCAGAAGGGTACTTTATGATTCTGAATTCATCAACAATGCAAATTGTTACCGATTTTACCGGTACAAAGGGGATCAATAATATTGAATTTACTATTAGTAATAGTGGTTCATATGGTATCTACCTAAATGAAACAGAATTACTTGGAATGATAGAAGTGGTTAATGATATAAATATAGTCGACCTAGAGGAAATTAGAGCTAAATACCTAAAATAA
- a CDS encoding heavy metal translocating P-type ATPase, which yields MIEKIEVSGLEQIIQIGGMTCAACANRIEKVTKKLEGVQDSSVNYATEKLSIQYDESVVSLPAIRATIEKAGYEAIIESAKRVLQIEGMTCAACAKRIEKVTSKLDGVLESSVNYATEKLSIGFEPSKVRVSDIKQAIEKAGYKAIEEATTVDSDKERKEKEIKLLWKKFVISALFTVPLLVITMGHMFFEPLGFILPAIIDPMVNPLYFGLIQLLLVLPVLFAGNKFFTVGFSSLISRSPNMDSLIAMGTSAAFLYGIFAIFQIYGGNIDYAYDLYFEAAGVIITLILLGKYLEAVTKGKTSEAIKKLMGLAPKTAMIIRNGKEVEIAIEEVEVGDIIVVKPGEKMPVDGEVIEGMTSVDESMLTGESLPVEKNIGDAIIGASINKNGLIKYKATRVGKDTALAQIIKLVEDAQGSKAPIAKMADIISGYFVPVVIGIAIAGALAWYFFAGETGVFSLTIFISVLVIACPCALGLATPTAIMVGTGKGAEYGVLIKSGVALETAHKIKTIVFDKTGTITEGKPKVTDVVVTSEITEEYLLQLAASAEKGSEHPLGEAIVKDAEERGIEFKNLDFFKAIPGHGIEVKMDGKNILLGNRKLMVEREISLKDLEVTSDRLAGEGKTPMYVAIDGRMAGIIAVADTVKENSKKAIEQLHKMGIEVAMITGDNRRTAEAIAKQVGIDRVLAEVLPEDKANEVKKIQAEGRKVAMVGDGINDAPALAQADIGIAIGSGTDVAMESADIVLMRSDLLDVPTAIQLSKKTISNIKQNLFWAFGYNTLGIPIAMGVLYLFGGPLLNPIIAAAAMSLSSVSVLLNALRLKGFKPAR from the coding sequence TTGATAGAAAAGATTGAGGTGAGTGGGTTGGAACAGATTATTCAAATAGGTGGAATGACCTGTGCAGCATGTGCTAATCGAATTGAAAAAGTAACAAAAAAGCTTGAGGGAGTTCAAGATTCGAGCGTGAATTATGCAACCGAGAAATTAAGTATTCAATATGATGAATCCGTCGTATCACTCCCAGCTATTCGTGCAACGATTGAGAAGGCAGGGTATGAGGCCATTATTGAGTCGGCAAAGAGGGTACTGCAAATAGAAGGAATGACCTGTGCTGCCTGTGCGAAAAGAATTGAAAAGGTAACTAGTAAGCTTGATGGAGTGCTGGAATCAAGTGTAAATTATGCAACCGAAAAATTATCAATAGGCTTTGAGCCTTCTAAGGTGAGAGTTTCAGATATTAAACAAGCAATCGAGAAGGCAGGATATAAAGCAATAGAAGAGGCAACGACAGTTGATAGTGATAAAGAGAGAAAAGAAAAAGAAATCAAGCTGCTATGGAAGAAGTTTGTGATTTCTGCTTTATTTACCGTGCCGCTGCTTGTTATCACAATGGGTCATATGTTTTTTGAACCGCTTGGTTTTATACTTCCAGCGATTATTGATCCAATGGTGAATCCACTATACTTTGGTTTAATTCAATTATTATTGGTACTTCCAGTGTTATTTGCTGGCAATAAGTTCTTTACGGTTGGCTTTAGCTCTCTGATTAGTAGAAGCCCCAATATGGACTCTTTAATTGCTATGGGTACTTCTGCAGCATTCCTTTACGGAATCTTTGCTATCTTTCAGATATATGGCGGGAACATCGATTATGCCTACGATTTATATTTTGAAGCTGCCGGCGTTATTATAACCTTAATCCTGCTAGGTAAATATTTAGAAGCCGTTACAAAAGGAAAGACCTCTGAGGCAATAAAGAAACTAATGGGACTAGCCCCCAAAACAGCGATGATTATTCGTAATGGTAAAGAAGTAGAAATAGCAATCGAAGAAGTAGAAGTCGGTGATATCATTGTTGTTAAACCAGGAGAAAAGATGCCTGTAGATGGTGAAGTAATCGAAGGGATGACTTCTGTTGATGAATCAATGCTGACTGGTGAAAGTTTGCCAGTAGAAAAAAATATAGGCGATGCAATTATCGGAGCAAGTATCAATAAAAATGGATTGATCAAATATAAGGCTACTAGAGTTGGAAAAGATACTGCTTTAGCACAGATTATTAAACTAGTAGAAGATGCGCAAGGTTCAAAGGCTCCGATTGCAAAGATGGCAGATATTATTTCTGGATATTTTGTTCCTGTGGTAATTGGGATCGCAATTGCGGGAGCGTTGGCTTGGTATTTCTTTGCAGGTGAAACGGGAGTATTCTCTTTAACCATTTTTATATCTGTTCTTGTTATCGCTTGCCCATGTGCTTTAGGCTTGGCAACCCCAACAGCTATTATGGTAGGTACAGGAAAAGGTGCTGAATATGGGGTACTAATTAAAAGCGGTGTTGCCTTAGAGACTGCTCACAAAATTAAAACCATTGTCTTTGATAAGACTGGGACAATTACTGAGGGCAAACCAAAGGTTACAGATGTTGTTGTTACGAGTGAAATTACGGAGGAATACCTGCTTCAATTGGCTGCTTCTGCTGAAAAAGGATCAGAGCATCCATTAGGGGAGGCAATTGTGAAAGATGCTGAGGAAAGAGGTATAGAATTTAAAAACTTAGACTTCTTCAAAGCAATTCCTGGTCATGGAATTGAGGTTAAAATGGATGGTAAGAACATTTTACTCGGAAATCGAAAGCTTATGGTTGAAAGGGAGATTTCGCTAAAAGACCTAGAGGTTACATCTGATAGGCTTGCTGGCGAGGGTAAAACTCCAATGTATGTGGCAATAGATGGTCGTATGGCTGGAATTATCGCAGTAGCAGATACTGTTAAAGAAAATAGTAAAAAAGCAATTGAACAGCTTCATAAGATGGGCATTGAAGTTGCCATGATTACTGGCGATAACAGAAGGACGGCAGAAGCGATAGCAAAACAGGTTGGGATTGATAGAGTGTTAGCGGAAGTCCTGCCAGAAGACAAAGCAAACGAGGTTAAAAAGATTCAAGCAGAAGGTAGAAAAGTAGCGATGGTGGGCGATGGTATAAACGATGCTCCTGCGCTTGCACAGGCAGATATCGGAATTGCAATTGGTTCTGGTACAGATGTTGCAATGGAATCTGCAGATATTGTTCTTATGAGAAGTGACCTACTGGATGTACCAACTGCCATTCAATTAAGTAAAAAAACAATCTCAAACATAAAACAAAACTTATTTTGGGCATTTGGTTACAACACATTAGGAATACCAATAGCGATGGGAGTACTCTACTTATTTGGAGGACCGCTGTTAAACCCAATCATCGCAGCCGCTGCCATGAGTTTAAGCTCCGTTTCAGTATTATTAAATGCATTAAGATTAAAAGGCTTTAAACCAGCTAGGTAA
- a CDS encoding HAMP domain-containing sensor histidine kinase: MQSISRRLSILLVLSAVAAILLVTIFVNMTVSNKFNEYMIEIQNKRYERIVTYFEEAHKREGKWSSDTGVELMHEAYMGNYCLTLLDSSKQAVWGMDPEDLQTQIHIGEMPGHESGVYTTKTFEIKENGKIVGFIDIGQYSSVLLSEEDLTFKSSINKSIIASGALALIIIISLSLYFSKQFSTPIRAVAKMSVSLSQGNFDTVSNIKSNIAELEDLRKSVNILAGKLKYQDTLRKRLVSDITHEIRTPLNVLQNNLEAMIDGVIPVTNEGLHYLNEEVIRFGNLINDLNLLKEFESESIKLNYEAIFLDQLISEICKDFYRAAENNNSMIQYDIVPEDYQIIADKDKMKQVVINLISNALKFSESNGKILIKLYKEKKFIIMELIDNGIGIKQEDLPFIFERLYRGDRSRSQIKGNGIGLTIVKNILELHNAMIEVESEEGLGTTVRVYFNSTN; this comes from the coding sequence GTGCAATCAATCAGCAGAAGATTAAGCATTTTATTGGTATTATCAGCGGTGGCTGCCATCCTGCTGGTTACTATTTTTGTTAATATGACTGTTTCCAATAAATTTAACGAATACATGATTGAAATCCAGAACAAGAGGTATGAAAGAATTGTTACCTATTTTGAAGAAGCCCATAAACGGGAAGGTAAATGGTCCTCTGATACAGGTGTAGAATTAATGCATGAGGCATATATGGGAAATTATTGTTTGACACTGTTAGATAGCAGCAAACAGGCAGTCTGGGGAATGGATCCTGAGGACTTACAAACTCAAATCCATATCGGAGAAATGCCAGGGCATGAAAGTGGTGTTTATACTACAAAAACGTTTGAGATTAAAGAGAATGGTAAAATAGTTGGGTTTATCGATATCGGACAATATTCGTCGGTGCTTCTATCAGAAGAAGATTTAACCTTTAAGTCTTCCATAAACAAAAGCATTATAGCCAGTGGTGCCCTTGCTCTAATTATCATCATTAGCTTGAGTCTGTATTTTTCAAAACAATTTTCTACTCCAATTCGAGCGGTGGCAAAAATGTCTGTCAGTCTATCTCAAGGAAACTTTGATACGGTATCGAATATAAAAAGTAATATTGCAGAGTTAGAGGATTTAAGAAAAAGTGTGAATATCCTTGCAGGAAAATTAAAGTACCAGGACACTCTCAGAAAAAGATTAGTATCAGATATAACGCATGAGATTAGAACGCCTTTAAACGTGTTACAAAATAATCTTGAGGCAATGATTGATGGTGTAATTCCTGTAACAAATGAGGGATTACATTATTTAAATGAGGAAGTAATTCGGTTTGGGAATTTAATAAATGACTTAAATTTGTTAAAAGAGTTTGAATCAGAAAGTATCAAGCTTAATTATGAAGCTATTTTCCTTGATCAATTGATTTCAGAGATTTGTAAGGATTTCTATAGGGCTGCTGAAAATAATAATAGTATGATTCAATATGATATTGTCCCTGAAGATTACCAAATCATTGCAGATAAGGACAAAATGAAACAAGTAGTAATAAATTTAATATCAAACGCACTAAAATTTTCTGAAAGTAATGGGAAGATTTTGATTAAACTTTATAAAGAAAAAAAGTTCATTATTATGGAATTGATAGATAACGGCATTGGTATTAAGCAGGAAGATTTACCATTTATTTTTGAAAGGCTTTATAGAGGAGATAGGAGTAGGAGTCAAATTAAAGGAAATGGTATTGGTTTAACGATTGTTAAGAATATCCTTGAGCTTCACAATGCGATGATTGAGGTAGAGAGTGAAGAAGGATTAGGAACTACAGTACGGGTCTATTTTAATTCAACAAATTAA
- a CDS encoding response regulator transcription factor has protein sequence MNQILLIEDEESVSTVIKGYLEKEGYTVHCAATGLKGLDFLKIADFKLIILDLMLPDISGEEVCKIIRQSSDVHIFMLTAKGSLNDKIEGLNIGADEYLIKPFSPRELTARVNALFRRISSKFPSSKVIFDDGYLSIDCDKRTVQILKQEVPFTPNEFDIICALVSAKGSVLSREQLIDKIFGVDFSGYDRTIDVHIKNIRKKIEIDTKNPKFVLTVMKAGYKFGGEK, from the coding sequence ATGAATCAAATTTTACTAATTGAAGATGAGGAAAGTGTTTCAACTGTCATAAAAGGTTATTTAGAAAAAGAAGGTTATACCGTTCATTGTGCAGCCACTGGCTTAAAAGGGTTGGATTTTTTAAAAATAGCGGATTTTAAATTAATTATATTGGATTTAATGCTGCCTGATATTAGCGGAGAAGAAGTTTGCAAGATTATTCGTCAATCATCTGATGTGCATATCTTTATGCTGACAGCAAAAGGCTCATTAAATGACAAAATAGAGGGATTAAATATCGGTGCTGATGAGTATTTAATAAAACCATTCAGCCCAAGAGAATTAACTGCAAGAGTAAATGCTTTATTTAGGAGAATAAGCTCCAAATTTCCTTCTTCCAAGGTTATTTTTGACGACGGTTATTTATCGATTGATTGTGATAAAAGAACAGTCCAAATTTTGAAGCAAGAGGTCCCTTTTACACCTAATGAGTTTGATATTATTTGTGCACTTGTTTCAGCAAAAGGAAGTGTGTTATCGAGAGAACAGCTGATTGATAAAATCTTCGGCGTAGATTTTAGCGGCTATGATCGGACCATTGATGTGCATATAAAAAATATTCGTAAAAAGATAGAAATAGACACGAAGAACCCCAAATTTGTCCTTACGGTTATGAAAGCAGGATATAAGTTTGGTGGTGAGAAGTAA